Proteins from one Corynebacterium testudinoris genomic window:
- a CDS encoding site-specific DNA-methyltransferase produces MADQITLSWPGKELLLAPSGDSKYEWVDPKAHHPRPLDALHVEAAVPGQSHGLVICGDALDVLMQPPSLIAKKSVRLVYVDPPFNTGYTFGDYDDAMDSGQWLSMLRDRLAAVKPLLRDDASVWIHLDDSESHRARCVLDEVFGTKAYVATIVWQRRTTRESRSAISTNHDTILVYAPAGPVSWKKRRNLLMKGTEDLRNRDHDPRGPWADAPFTAPGYRANQQYTIVTPTGRKLSPPRGRSWYATEETYRQLVADDRIWFPKGGAGSPRLKLFPHQLRGLVPFSVWSAAETGTNDDGKRHLQALFPEGLVFATPKPEELLERIIHVATDPGELVLDLFGGSGTTGTTAHKMSRNWVLVERNPRTVSNVMLPRLAKVLMGHDQGGVSAYHGWAGGGSVSVYRAKPAKGRGGTVKIPVELLAARTKVVSQATA; encoded by the coding sequence ATGGCGGATCAGATTACACTCAGCTGGCCCGGCAAGGAGCTACTGCTAGCACCCTCGGGCGATAGCAAGTACGAGTGGGTCGACCCCAAAGCGCATCATCCTCGCCCTCTTGATGCACTCCACGTTGAGGCAGCAGTACCAGGCCAAAGCCATGGACTCGTGATCTGCGGAGATGCGCTTGACGTTCTGATGCAGCCGCCCTCGCTGATCGCTAAAAAGTCGGTGCGCCTCGTGTATGTTGACCCACCGTTCAACACTGGCTACACGTTTGGGGACTACGATGACGCGATGGATAGTGGTCAGTGGCTGTCCATGCTGAGGGACAGGCTCGCCGCAGTCAAGCCCCTCTTGCGAGACGATGCAAGCGTCTGGATCCACCTTGATGACTCTGAAAGTCACAGGGCACGGTGTGTGCTTGACGAGGTTTTCGGCACGAAGGCATACGTGGCAACCATTGTCTGGCAGCGCCGCACCACACGCGAGTCGCGCAGCGCCATTTCAACGAACCATGACACAATCCTGGTTTACGCGCCTGCGGGCCCCGTGTCGTGGAAGAAGCGTCGGAACTTGCTGATGAAGGGTACTGAGGACTTAAGGAACCGTGACCACGATCCCCGGGGCCCGTGGGCTGACGCGCCATTCACCGCACCAGGTTACCGAGCGAACCAGCAGTACACGATCGTCACTCCGACCGGGCGCAAGCTCTCGCCGCCGCGGGGCCGGAGTTGGTACGCGACCGAGGAGACGTATCGGCAACTCGTTGCCGATGACCGCATCTGGTTCCCCAAGGGCGGAGCAGGCTCTCCGCGGCTGAAACTGTTCCCACACCAGCTGCGCGGCCTAGTGCCGTTTTCGGTCTGGTCGGCCGCGGAGACCGGGACAAACGACGACGGGAAGCGGCACCTGCAGGCACTGTTTCCCGAAGGATTGGTGTTCGCCACGCCGAAGCCCGAGGAGCTGCTAGAGCGGATCATCCATGTGGCGACCGATCCGGGTGAGTTGGTTCTTGACCTATTCGGCGGGTCTGGCACGACCGGTACGACGGCTCACAAGATGTCGCGAAATTGGGTCCTTGTGGAGCGCAACCCCCGGACCGTGTCAAACGTGATGCTACCCAGGCTTGCTAAGGTGCTCATGGGCCACGACCAGGGTGGAGTTTCGGCGTACCACGGATGGGCCGGCGGTGGCTCCGTATCGGTATACCGAGCCAAACCAGCTAAGGGTAGAGGTGGAACTGTCAAGATCCCTGTCGAATTGCTCGCTGCGCGTACGAAGGTAGTCAGTCAGGCAACGGCCTGA
- a CDS encoding DNA adenine methylase has product MAEPLFSTAVPARKPFIKWAGGKTRLLAKLLPYVPETIVNYHEPFLGGGAMYFALADRVSKVSYLSDLNEELVNAWLAVSNHRDELEAALEDYRIKDVAGGKDFYLSVRTMEPTGVVPRAARFLYLNQTSWNGLWRVNRWGKFNVPWGNRPFRGLTRDQIDSVSLRLETADIGMRDFRDAVTLAQPGDFVYLDPPYLPISDTSKFYLYTEKRFRAPDLLELAELCEDLSERGVAWMMSNRDTPLVRELFAGHEIVSLTTRRSVAAQNKRDVEPSDSLEAIVIGRS; this is encoded by the coding sequence GTGGCTGAACCTCTTTTCAGCACTGCCGTGCCCGCTAGGAAACCATTCATTAAATGGGCGGGAGGCAAGACTCGTTTGCTCGCAAAGCTACTGCCATATGTCCCCGAAACGATCGTGAACTATCATGAGCCTTTCCTCGGCGGTGGAGCCATGTATTTCGCTCTGGCGGATCGCGTCTCGAAAGTCTCGTATCTGAGCGACCTCAACGAAGAGCTTGTAAATGCCTGGCTCGCGGTGAGTAACCACCGGGACGAGCTGGAAGCAGCTCTGGAGGACTATCGCATAAAGGACGTAGCTGGGGGCAAGGACTTCTATCTCAGCGTACGCACTATGGAGCCGACCGGGGTAGTCCCTCGTGCGGCGCGTTTCCTCTACTTGAATCAGACTTCGTGGAACGGACTGTGGCGCGTAAACCGCTGGGGTAAGTTCAACGTTCCCTGGGGGAACCGACCCTTCCGAGGGCTGACGCGCGATCAGATCGACTCTGTCAGCCTGCGTCTCGAGACAGCCGACATTGGCATGCGAGACTTCCGTGACGCAGTCACACTTGCCCAGCCCGGCGACTTCGTCTATCTCGATCCGCCCTACCTGCCGATCAGTGACACTTCCAAGTTCTATCTCTACACGGAAAAACGCTTTCGCGCGCCGGATCTGCTAGAGCTGGCTGAATTGTGCGAAGATCTTTCAGAGCGCGGAGTCGCCTGGATGATGTCTAACCGTGACACCCCGCTTGTTCGGGAGCTATTCGCCGGGCACGAGATCGTCAGCCTGACGACGCGCCGCTCGGTCGCGGCGCAAAATAAGCGAGACGTCGAGCCTAGCGACTCGCTCGAAGCGATCGTGATCGGGAGGTCTTGA
- a CDS encoding AAA family ATPase: MDGDGSTNAKIDYIWPGGKLSDEIRKSSSERRLRMSWPYGNAPRPWRATRIPDAGTIETFPGDPNVFTQGLEPVDAAAAVNRQWDAANSAGIHAWAVAVKLKGEEHQVHTRMYLVDPPPGYEWASVDLLPPAVQTLIHGGKDSALLHVFRPPVRAQRLVNQIQNALQNGPNVLLTGPPGTGKTVALEDLRSVMEGQLDQWEFSPERNHDSWRGRPNPTERVQTVSLVFHPGYSYENFVLGVFPHPQEPGGVQVIPGPLLELAHFAEAEGRVGLLIVDEFNRGQAAAIFGDTLALLDEDKRSHLATGIAGAQITRRYPTQKVTVSEDFRHDAQDDGSVPAQLSLPRQLKLVAAMNSSDRSVAVLDSAMRRRFSIIEVAPDYDVLADHFGIDPASPLPEAPAEPDDVKLMAIRLLQMLNERVRAVSGPDFELGHSLVWKVSGENVDAAMDSLAHAVDQRLIATLRMSYRDDPETLGAILKAPEASAGVPDTSRFASWVDAPSDLDQYAPRSLHIMTLVGSEPVEAWAILGTLVGP, from the coding sequence ATGGACGGAGACGGCAGCACCAATGCGAAGATCGACTACATTTGGCCCGGCGGCAAACTCAGTGACGAAATCCGCAAGTCGTCGAGCGAGCGGCGCCTGCGGATGAGCTGGCCTTATGGAAACGCCCCCCGGCCGTGGAGGGCCACTCGCATACCGGACGCTGGCACGATTGAGACCTTCCCTGGCGACCCTAACGTGTTCACACAAGGTCTGGAGCCGGTTGACGCCGCCGCCGCTGTTAACCGCCAATGGGACGCCGCAAATTCCGCCGGCATCCACGCGTGGGCGGTGGCGGTAAAGCTAAAAGGTGAAGAACACCAGGTCCACACTCGCATGTACCTCGTCGACCCGCCTCCGGGGTATGAATGGGCTTCAGTTGACCTACTGCCGCCAGCTGTCCAGACTCTCATTCATGGCGGAAAAGATTCCGCCCTGCTCCACGTCTTTCGGCCGCCAGTTCGGGCCCAGCGGCTTGTAAATCAGATCCAGAACGCCCTCCAAAACGGTCCCAATGTCCTACTCACGGGCCCGCCGGGGACCGGAAAGACGGTCGCTCTTGAGGATCTGCGCTCCGTTATGGAAGGCCAGCTTGATCAGTGGGAGTTCAGCCCCGAACGCAACCACGACTCGTGGCGAGGAAGGCCAAATCCGACAGAGCGCGTCCAGACAGTCTCCCTTGTCTTCCACCCCGGGTACAGCTACGAGAACTTCGTCCTTGGCGTGTTCCCGCATCCCCAGGAACCCGGAGGAGTGCAAGTGATTCCTGGTCCGCTGCTAGAGCTCGCTCACTTCGCCGAGGCCGAGGGCCGGGTCGGCCTTCTCATCGTGGATGAGTTCAACCGCGGACAGGCTGCTGCGATCTTCGGCGACACGCTCGCCCTTCTAGACGAGGACAAGCGCTCCCACCTGGCGACCGGCATTGCCGGCGCCCAGATTACCCGTCGCTACCCGACTCAGAAGGTGACTGTCTCCGAGGACTTCCGCCACGACGCCCAAGACGATGGCAGCGTGCCTGCACAGCTCTCTCTTCCGCGCCAACTAAAGCTGGTCGCCGCCATGAACAGCAGCGACCGTAGCGTCGCAGTCCTCGACAGCGCGATGCGCCGCCGCTTCTCGATTATCGAAGTCGCTCCCGACTACGACGTACTCGCAGACCACTTCGGCATCGACCCGGCCAGCCCACTCCCCGAAGCTCCGGCAGAACCCGACGACGTGAAGCTAATGGCGATTCGGCTCCTTCAAATGCTCAATGAACGAGTTCGCGCGGTCTCGGGTCCCGACTTCGAGCTCGGTCATTCTCTCGTCTGGAAGGTATCTGGCGAGAACGTCGATGCGGCAATGGACTCGCTCGCCCACGCCGTAGACCAGCGCCTCATCGCCACCCTGCGCATGTCATACCGCGACGATCCAGAAACTCTCGGCGCGATCCTAAAGGCACCCGAGGCCAGCGCTGGGGTGCCCGACACGTCGCGGTTCGCCAGTTGGGTTGACGCGCCCTCAGACCTGGATCAGTACGCGCCCCGCAGCCTACACATTATGACTCTGGTGGGCTCCGAGCCCGTCGAGGCGTGGGCCATCTTGGGAACGCTCGTCGGTCCATGA
- a CDS encoding 5-methylcytosine restriction system specificity protein McrC: MRRRVIEVVEGEPVRALSGVELVDLTRARARLQGRLKPRLSLFKDSARGIVPRNVVGTISINARTSLRVVPKVGDDQDWVGAAIDLMLPERASIAGHRQASRSGGRNSLEAGLAAIFQERLERAMRAEGPIEVLHTEFPHSNALTGRLNVDRWLLEKPFRQLTFPVHRSVLDTNNELTAALSLAATILSRSVTDGTVRNALVKLSHEVRPGLPDTVSVDPSVIGRPLPQQWSAYNEAWSIAQVVLSNSRFASRHGTLSGVEVALEPWVLLEELLDRTVRAVVRKGKVDGYDWHNQRHPAVQILQPSTAPSEAASLARLLSIRKAYPENLIIGPDGPIASFEAKYSRPKKPESIRNHMYQLLTTAAHAGSPQAILVYPELSEPIHWNTVDSRTPVKSVFAVGLNLYAYSKRTGVAERAQQISDLLLPS; the protein is encoded by the coding sequence ATGAGACGTCGGGTCATCGAGGTCGTCGAGGGAGAGCCGGTAAGAGCGTTGTCCGGTGTCGAATTAGTCGACTTAACACGCGCCCGGGCGCGCCTACAGGGTCGGCTCAAACCCCGGCTGAGCCTGTTCAAGGATTCAGCCCGGGGGATCGTACCCCGCAACGTCGTAGGTACTATCTCGATCAACGCACGGACGAGTCTACGCGTGGTTCCGAAAGTGGGCGACGACCAAGATTGGGTGGGCGCCGCAATTGATCTGATGCTGCCTGAGCGTGCCTCAATCGCCGGCCATCGTCAAGCCTCCCGCTCCGGCGGCAGGAACAGCCTAGAGGCGGGGCTCGCCGCCATCTTCCAAGAGCGACTGGAACGAGCCATGCGAGCCGAGGGGCCAATCGAGGTGTTGCATACTGAGTTCCCTCACAGCAATGCCCTTACCGGTCGGCTTAACGTCGATCGGTGGCTGCTGGAGAAGCCGTTCCGCCAGTTAACTTTTCCGGTCCACAGATCCGTGCTCGACACCAACAACGAGTTGACGGCGGCGCTCTCTCTGGCCGCCACAATCCTGTCGCGCTCGGTCACCGACGGCACCGTCCGCAACGCACTTGTGAAGCTCTCACACGAAGTCCGCCCGGGGCTACCCGACACTGTGAGCGTCGACCCCTCCGTCATTGGACGCCCTCTCCCACAACAATGGTCCGCTTATAACGAGGCGTGGTCCATCGCACAAGTCGTCCTCTCGAACTCCCGCTTCGCTTCACGTCACGGAACCCTATCCGGAGTCGAGGTTGCGCTTGAACCTTGGGTGCTACTAGAAGAGCTTCTCGATCGCACTGTGCGAGCGGTCGTACGGAAGGGCAAGGTCGACGGATACGACTGGCACAACCAGCGCCACCCAGCAGTCCAGATCCTTCAACCTAGTACCGCTCCATCAGAAGCCGCGTCCCTCGCGCGTCTTCTTTCCATTCGCAAGGCGTATCCAGAGAACTTAATCATAGGACCCGACGGGCCCATCGCGTCGTTCGAAGCAAAGTACAGTCGGCCCAAAAAGCCAGAGTCAATCCGAAATCACATGTACCAGCTGCTCACCACGGCGGCACACGCGGGAAGCCCGCAGGCAATCTTGGTCTATCCCGAGCTATCCGAGCCGATCCACTGGAATACAGTCGACAGCCGCACGCCGGTAAAGAGCGTGTTCGCGGTTGGGCTCAACCTCTATGCCTATTCGAAGCGCACGGGGGTAGCGGAACGTGCGCAGCAGATCTCTGATCTTCTGCTCCCGAGCTAG
- a CDS encoding DinB family protein — MLPTEVLLDFARRPVAAIVSIRGQLTPELLAAHPGGHDNSIGWLLWHMGREIDVQLSALSGLPEVWTSQGFAKRLGLGELGDGVGYGQTSDEARRIVVTDPQALVDYVFAAGEALSSYLSALDPETLADVVDEDWYPPVTRATRLVSIVDDAAQHAGQVGYALGILAGGHA, encoded by the coding sequence ATGCTTCCCACTGAGGTTCTGCTCGATTTTGCCCGTCGGCCTGTCGCCGCGATTGTGTCTATTCGTGGCCAGCTGACTCCTGAACTGTTGGCCGCCCACCCGGGCGGGCACGACAATTCCATCGGGTGGCTGCTGTGGCACATGGGCCGGGAGATCGACGTTCAATTGAGCGCACTTTCAGGTCTGCCGGAGGTCTGGACGAGTCAGGGCTTTGCGAAACGGCTCGGGCTTGGTGAACTAGGCGACGGTGTCGGCTACGGCCAAACGAGCGACGAGGCTCGGAGGATCGTGGTGACGGATCCCCAAGCGCTCGTTGATTACGTCTTCGCAGCCGGTGAGGCCTTGAGCAGTTACCTCAGTGCGCTGGACCCAGAAACGCTGGCCGACGTGGTGGATGAGGACTGGTATCCGCCGGTGACGCGCGCTACCCGGCTGGTCAGCATCGTCGATGATGCTGCCCAACATGCCGGCCAGGTGGGCTACGCCCTTGGAATCCTCGCTGGCGGCCACGCTTAG